ACCGCGAGTTGTTGGCGCAGCTCAAAGAGATCACGCAAAAAAGCTTTGATGCCCGTCGCGGATATTACGGTACCGTGGGCGATCAGACGGTTATCAAGAACTCATTGATTCTGAAAGACGTCAAAATCGGCGATCACTGCTACATCAAAGGCGCCAACAAGCTGAAGAATCTTACCATCAATTCGTCGGAAGATGAGCCGACGCAGATCGGAGAAGGGGTGGAGATGGTCAACGGTATCGTCGGTTACGGCTGCCACATCTTTTACGGCTGCAAAGCCGTTCGATTCATCATGGGCGACAATTCGAATCTCAAATACGGCGCCCGGCTCATCAACTCTTATCTCGGCGACAACTCGACGGTTTCATGCTGCGAGGTGCTGAACAACCTCATTTTTCCATCCCACGAACAGCATCACAACAACTCGTTTCTCATCGCCTCTGTGGTGCTCGGCCAGAGCAACATCGCCGCCGGGGCCACGATCGGATCCAATCACAATAGTCGCGCCAACGATAATGAAGTGCAGGCCGGCCGCGGCTTTTGGCCCGGACTGTGCACCAGCATCAAGCACTCCAGCCGATTTGCTTCCTTTGTGCTGTTATCAAAGGGTGACTACCCTGCCGAGCTGAATATTCCCCTGCCCTTTTCACTACTGAACAACAACGTCGCCAAGGATCAACTGGAAGTGCTGCCGGCCTATTGGTGGCTCTATAACATGTACGCCCTGGCGCGCAACGCGTGGAAATACCGCAGCCGCGACAAACGCAAACGCAAGCTGCAGCACATCGAATTCGACTGCCTGGCGCCGGATACGGTGGAAGAAATTTTCGAGGCGCGGCGACTCTTGGAGATCTGGACTGCCAAATCCAAGCTGCAGAACAGCGGCGAAGCTTACGGCAAAACCGATGAAGACTTTCAGGAGATTGGCCGTCAATTGCTCAACGGTCCGAGCGAGGCGCTGCGCGGCGTGACGGTGCTGGGGGAAGAGATGGAAAAGTCCAATCGTCGCGTCGTCATCTTGAAAGCCCAAAAGGGTTACCAAGCTTACAAAGATATGCTGTGGTACTATGCCGTTAAAAATCTCATCGACTATCTCCAGAGTCGACCGAAGGAAAGCTGGGAGACCATGAAGCAGGCTTTAGCCGGCGAGCGGGTCAGTCGCTGGGTCAACTTGGGGGGGCAGCTGATGCCCGAACAGGAGGTCGATCGCCTGAGAAAGGATATCGCCGACGGCGTGTTGAAAGATTGGCAGGCGATCCATCGTCGTTACGACGAGTTGTGGGAAGCTTATCCGCTCGAAAAGCAAAAGCATGCCTTTGCGGTGCTGTGCGAACTGCTGCAGAATCAAAACCCGACGCTCGAGCAGTGGTTCCTTGCTCTCGATAAAGCCGAGCAGGTGCAGAGCTTTATTTGCGATCAAGTCTATCTGTCGCGCAAAAAAGACTATGACAATCCCTTCCGTCGCGCCACTTACCGCAACGACGAGGAAATGGTCGCTGCGCTCGGTACGATCGAAGAAAACAGTTTTATCCAGCAAGTGAGAGAAGAGACGCGGGAGTTTGCGCAGACGATCGCAAGGATCAAAAGCAGAGGCTAAAGACAGCAGGCGTGAAAATCGGACTTGGCCACGGAGACACAGAGAGCACGGAAAAAATAAAAAACATTGATTTTTTTAGTATCGTATTGTTTTCATCGGGTTACTCCCGGGCCGGTCGAATCTTTCTCTCCGTGCCCTCTGTGCCTCTGTGGCTATTCATTTTGCTCGCCGCGGAGGCACGGAGATCACCATGTTGTTGTTTCTGGAAACGATGCAAACTTTTATGTGACCGTTCTGCAGGTCGACCGCTTTTTGCCGCGGTTAGAACTCTGCCTTTGCGGTTCATTCGGCCGGCGTTGGCCCTCCGCACCTCTCAGCACCAAGGCAGCTGGGATTTTGGGGCAGCGAACGCTTGCGGCTCCTTTGTAAATGAGCTTAAAAGCGCGACCCGGTCCTCATTTTCACCTCTATTACGAAATTTTGTAGAGTCTTGATTGATCTTCGACAAGCATAGATTTCCCAAAGATACTAAACGGCCAATTCATAAGAGAGGCGCCGTCATCTGTTTTGCTCCGATCCTAGCACCTAATTTTTCGGTTTTATCTGACCTCCTATCGTTCAATACATTAAGCAATTGCATTCTATTTACAGAATCAGAACGGCTATTCGATCGATAACCCCATACAGGAGCAAGCAATGAAACAAAACGATCCCCGCTATTCGCAATTTCACCTGGTTCAAGAAATGACGGATGTGGTTCAAGTTGTCAAAAATTTCGATCCTCGGCGCACGCAGGCGGTTGCGGAAAAGATTCGCGCCGCCGGTCGCCTGCTGTTGACCGGAGAAGGGTCGAGCCGCATTTTTCCCGCCAAGAACGCCGTGCGCAAATCGCTGCGCTGGGGATTGGAGACGGCGGTGTTCACCGAAGGGTCCCGCCAGGCGGCTGAATACAATCTGCAAAACTTTGCGGTGTTCTGTGCCTCCAACTCGGGACGTACCAAAGAGGTAGTGCTGCTGGCGCAGAAATTGGCACAAAAGGGTAATCCATACCGTTTCGGACTCACCGCCAACCAAGGTACTCCGCTCGAAAAGGCCTGCACGGAGACGTTTGTATTGACCTGCGGTTGGGAGCAGGCAACGGCGGCGACGAAAAGCGTGATCGAGCAGGCGCTGTTTTATGAATCGATTTTGCGCCATATCGGTAAACGGACGAGTGTGGATTACGGCTCTTTGGCCGCGGCCATCGAAACGGCGTTGACGATGCCGGTACCTGCAGAGGTCGTTGCCAAGGCGGTAAAAGCTCCAACCATCTACTTTTCGGGTTACAACGACGGCGTCGCCGAAGAATTGACCCTAAAGACGAACGAAATCACGCGCAGGAAATCGGATTTTCTAGAAGGCACCTATGCGGTACACGGCATCGAAGAGGTCATGGACGCAGAGGATATCGTCTTTGTCGTCGATCCGATCGAGGAAGAGATGGAAAAATTCCATGAGGTGCTGGTCAAAGGCGTCGGCATGACCGTGGTTGCGATTTCCACCAAACCTACCCCCTTTCCTACGCTGCTGGTACCCGATCAAGGAGAAATGACGCCGTACGTCTATTTAGCTGCCGGTTGGAATTTGCTGGTCGAGATCGGCTTAATGCTCGGCATCAACCTCGACAAGCCGGAACGAGCGCGCAAAGTCGGCAATGAACTGAAGGGAAATTGACGCCGACAGAAAAAGTCTCGTGGTCAGCTTGAAAAACCGATGCCGACCTCCGCAACACAGGGGACGACATGAAAAGCCGGCACCGGCCGTGAAGCAGGCGTCGCTTCCGGATTGATTATCTTTTTATGCGCCCTGCCCTTCACCATCGGCAGAGCCTCATCCTGAACGCCTTGGTGCGCCCGCGGCGATTCTTCCCTGCAAGGTAAAAAAACTTGCGGCGGATTTTGTAAATGGAGAGCACGGCCAGCGGCTGTTAAAGTACGGCGGCTTTGTTATTTAAAGCAGGGAAGTGCCGCGAAACCGTGCGGCAGAACAGTTGCCGCCTTTTCCAGTGAATTCCCACAAAAATTTTTCTTTAGCTTCTCCTCTGCTTTGTTAATAGAGCAGAAACGGTTTTCTTGTCTCAAGCCATTGCTGCTCATCGGGCATAAGGCGTGCGTCAAAATCCGCCGGGAAAGCTTGCGGATCATCGACCCATTGACGCAAAAATGTGCCGCCGGCCAGCAGGTCGATCGCCAAGCGTTCGCTCTCATACTCGTAAACAAAAGAGCGCCACAGCGGATAGTCGGGATGGAGCCTGAGGATGCATTTGAGAATCAACGCCGCAATGCGGTAGGGTTTGAAAGCCTCAGGGCAATAGCCGGCAAAATCGGTATGAATCTGCAGTCCCGCGCAAAGCCTGCCGCTGTGTTTATGAAATGTCGGCTCGAAGAAGCAGGGACGGATGCGGCAGCCGCGCAGCCAATGCGGCGCCAGATCGAACATCATTCGGAATACAGCCTCGAAATCCACGTCCGGCGCGCCGACCAATTCCAGCGGCGTTGTTGTGCCGCGGCCTTCCGATAAGGTTGTGCCCTCAAACAGTACGGTTCCGGGAAAACAGCGCGCCATGTTGAGGCTGGAGGCATTGGGACTCGGATTGATCCACGGCAGCTCGTGCAGCGGCCAGCCGTAGCCGGGGGCCGCGTGCGGATCGTAGCCGAGCATCGGCACCACAACAAGATCGACATCCAGTTCTTTATAGTGAACGTACCATCGGGCAAATTCGCCCAAAGTCAGGCCGTGGCGCATGATCAGCGGCGCGACGCCGACAAAGCTTTCCCAACCCGGCTCGAGAATGGTTCCCTCGACGGCGCGTCCGGCGGGATTGGGCCGATCCAGGATCCAAACGCTCTTTTGGTATTTGGCGCAGGCTTCGAGCATGTAGGCAGTGGTGGTGATAAACGTATAGATGCGCGTGCCGATGTCCTGAAGATCGATGAGCAAAAGATCGAAGGAGGCCATCATTTCAGGCGTCGGCCGACGGGTCTTGCCGTAGAGGCTGAACACCGGAATGCCGTGCTTGGGGTCGATATAATCATCCGATTCGATCATATTGTCCTGCTTGTCGCCGCGCATACCGTGCTGCGGGCCGAATGCGGCCGTCAGTCGGCAGTGAGGCGAATCACACAACGCATCCAGCGTATGACGGCCGTCGCCGGTCACGGAAGCCGGATGGCCGAGAAGAGCAAGCCTCCTTCCCTGCAGGCGTTTCAAAAGCCCCGGATCAGCAAGCAGATTGTCGATGCCGAGTGTGATCATTTATCTTGCCAAGTCTTTTACCGAGATTCAGTTCATCGGCTATTTCAGCAGCGTCACCTTTTGCGTCAGTGTTTGATCGCCGACTTTTACGCTGATGATGTAAACTCCCGCCGGCTGTCCATCGGCGCGCCAGAGAAAAGCGTGCTCTCCGCCTGCCAAGCGTCCGAGCTCAACCTGCTCCACTCTTTCGCCGCGCAGGTTATAAATCGAGAGGCTCACCTCCGCCGGTGCGTCCAAACGCCAGCGCAGCATAGTGCTCGGATTAAAGGGATTGGGCGAATTGGGCAGTAGAATCAACTCCTCCGGAACTTTGATATGCGGCTTTTCATCGACGACCGTTCCTTCGGCGCGGCCGTTCTCGGAAAGTATCGCCTCTATGGCGCAGGCCAGATAAGCCATCGGCGCGTTCCAGTTGATGGCCACCTCGTTGGAGGCGTAGCTGGCTTCAACATCGACATAAGA
This is a stretch of genomic DNA from candidate division KSB1 bacterium. It encodes these proteins:
- a CDS encoding DUF4954 family protein, with the protein product MESIALLSLDSLQRGFVPSEFLHQGDDEYTFRNRQSKWPQSRWRHLRAYEIEQLVKNNNQAGDWDDVLVTDPFDPTLIVNNRFFGLVRLGRVQPVVLEHHELLTPAGISNSLILSCDIGDDCAIHNVHYLAHYIIGDRCILLNIDEMHTTNHAKFGNGIIKEGEPEEVRVWLDLMNETGSRRVMPFDGMLAADAYLWAKYRDDRELLAQLKEITQKSFDARRGYYGTVGDQTVIKNSLILKDVKIGDHCYIKGANKLKNLTINSSEDEPTQIGEGVEMVNGIVGYGCHIFYGCKAVRFIMGDNSNLKYGARLINSYLGDNSTVSCCEVLNNLIFPSHEQHHNNSFLIASVVLGQSNIAAGATIGSNHNSRANDNEVQAGRGFWPGLCTSIKHSSRFASFVLLSKGDYPAELNIPLPFSLLNNNVAKDQLEVLPAYWWLYNMYALARNAWKYRSRDKRKRKLQHIEFDCLAPDTVEEIFEARRLLEIWTAKSKLQNSGEAYGKTDEDFQEIGRQLLNGPSEALRGVTVLGEEMEKSNRRVVILKAQKGYQAYKDMLWYYAVKNLIDYLQSRPKESWETMKQALAGERVSRWVNLGGQLMPEQEVDRLRKDIADGVLKDWQAIHRRYDELWEAYPLEKQKHAFAVLCELLQNQNPTLEQWFLALDKAEQVQSFICDQVYLSRKKDYDNPFRRATYRNDEEMVAALGTIEENSFIQQVREETREFAQTIARIKSRG
- a CDS encoding SIS domain-containing protein; translated protein: MKQNDPRYSQFHLVQEMTDVVQVVKNFDPRRTQAVAEKIRAAGRLLLTGEGSSRIFPAKNAVRKSLRWGLETAVFTEGSRQAAEYNLQNFAVFCASNSGRTKEVVLLAQKLAQKGNPYRFGLTANQGTPLEKACTETFVLTCGWEQATAATKSVIEQALFYESILRHIGKRTSVDYGSLAAAIETALTMPVPAEVVAKAVKAPTIYFSGYNDGVAEELTLKTNEITRRKSDFLEGTYAVHGIEEVMDAEDIVFVVDPIEEEMEKFHEVLVKGVGMTVVAISTKPTPFPTLLVPDQGEMTPYVYLAAGWNLLVEIGLMLGINLDKPERARKVGNELKGN
- a CDS encoding DUF1343 domain-containing protein; the encoded protein is MITLGIDNLLADPGLLKRLQGRRLALLGHPASVTGDGRHTLDALCDSPHCRLTAAFGPQHGMRGDKQDNMIESDDYIDPKHGIPVFSLYGKTRRPTPEMMASFDLLLIDLQDIGTRIYTFITTTAYMLEACAKYQKSVWILDRPNPAGRAVEGTILEPGWESFVGVAPLIMRHGLTLGEFARWYVHYKELDVDLVVVPMLGYDPHAAPGYGWPLHELPWINPSPNASSLNMARCFPGTVLFEGTTLSEGRGTTTPLELVGAPDVDFEAVFRMMFDLAPHWLRGCRIRPCFFEPTFHKHSGRLCAGLQIHTDFAGYCPEAFKPYRIAALILKCILRLHPDYPLWRSFVYEYESERLAIDLLAGGTFLRQWVDDPQAFPADFDARLMPDEQQWLETRKPFLLY